The Gigantopelta aegis isolate Gae_Host chromosome 3, Gae_host_genome, whole genome shotgun sequence genome segment AAAGGTTATTGTCGGTTTTTAAAAAGAGGGGGGAGGTCCGGATCCACTACTGAACATaccttttcttttcattttgtaCGATGTCAGAGACAGACAACACAgtttctttcccccccccccccctttttttttttttagcgtaATTACTGTATTCCAGAAGGAATTCCAGTTAATATGATCAATTAATTCTAATATAACTTGTTATAGCAGCATTCTTAATCTTGCACATAATGTTCGTTTAATTTTTCACTACAGTTAGCCTTCAGAATTCTTATAATATTACccgatatatttttattttttagatcaAACCCTCACACCTGTACGGGTTGCCATCCACGGAATCAACTCCATCTACGTGTTCCTTAATATACTGATAACCGCAACGCCGTTACGCCTCTATCACTTTATCTACCCGGTCGCGTATGGAACGGTCTACACGCTGTTCACCGTCGTCTACTTCTGCGCTGACGGAACCAACTTGGCGGGGGAGCCTTACATATACCGCGTGCTAAAGTGGGATCATCTTAAATCAACATTGCCAATAGTATGCATCAGCACCTTTGTTGTTTTGCCATTCGAACATTGTTTCGTGTTTTTACTCTACAAGCTAAGGACGTTCTGTCATAAGAAACAGAGAACAAAGGAAGGCAAGGAGAAACACGTTGAAGCAAATTGCAATGCGCAGTCACAGGTATTGGAGAAGGATACGGAAGATGTTTAGTGTTCGGTTTGATCATAACTGACTTTACAGCCTGTGTAACAAAACGTAATTAGTCTGTGAGATGGGGTGTGTCAAAGAATTGCTTTCTTTCTATACACATTGTTAGTTTTGATTCGTTTGAGTACTTGATAGAGTCGTATACAAATGCTTGTACATTAGTATCGTTGATCCTTCGTCGTAGCTACAATGTACATTCAGAACACCTTGGGAACATTTGTAGTAataggcctcggtggcgttgtggtccAACCTTCGTCTTCAGCTGTTGGGTTCCTGTTACATTACCGGCTCCAATCTAAGTCGGGGTGTAacagtttaaagtttaaagtctattttgtttaacaacacctctagaaCGCATTGGATAATGATAACTCGTCGGctattagaaggaaggaagaaaggaagacaatgttttatttaacgacgcactcaacacattttatttacggttatatggcgtcggacctattgttatggaccacacagatattgagaggaaactcgctgtcgccacttcatgggctactacttttttcgattagcagcaagggttcttttatatgcaccatcccacagacaggatagtacatatcatggcctttgttacaccagttgtgaagcactggctggacggctattggatgtcaaacattgataattctgacatgtaggtTTCAGAAAAAACCCGTAAATTTTTTCAATTAGCTGCAATGGATcgttaatatgcactttccatcAGACaagacataccatggcctttgatgcacTGATTGGGACAGCAAAACCCCAATGGGTCCGTCGATGAGGATCAACCCTATAACCGAAGCACTTCAGTCtagcgctctactgactgagttaaatcccaccACTTAACGGTTCATTGAGAAAGTGTACAACTTCTACACCGACTTTACCCTCACTAAGCACTAACAGCTAAGCATTAACCCATAGTccctgacagacagcccagataa includes the following:
- the LOC121392338 gene encoding protein rolling stone-like, coding for MGIRAELHLKNFGLDYDQPVKFVTSQWGHGTFYTLWRVFWAIFHSVWVVASLWVTSDVTTTSSDAAKWFIYLSNWTYLTLTLETCTEAVVLIWTMTKRKDIISGTANDMPWYFKMQWLLYTIVTSGSFHISAFYWLIIFKDQTLTPVRVAIHGINSIYVFLNILITATPLRLYHFIYPVAYGTVYTLFTVVYFCADGTNLAGEPYIYRVLKWDHLKSTLPIVCISTFVVLPFEHCFVFLLYKLRTFCHKKQRTKEGKEKHVEANCNAQSQVLEKDTEDV